acacaaaacaacacaagatcAGTTTAACTCACGTcaacagctctgtgtgtgaattataattcagaaaacaacacaattcaACATTTACttgtaaaaatgtgctttttatgaCCCATTTGTGTACAAGTCTAAAAGTAGAAGCTCATAATGTGACGCTATGAAAGAGTATTCCTCATGCTTAAACACTTCCTTCTGTCTAATCATAGTGTTCATGGATAATGGGCAGCTGAAATTATATTTTCGTCCACCGCCCGTCGTAAATAGAAGCCGAGACCGTGAGCAGACCGGTCAGTGTCACGTCTGTTTTCTAAAGCAGAAATTACCATCTCCACAAAATACTCTGAACACCAAGCGTTCCTACTAAAGTCCTCTGCTCTCTCCTAATAGCGCAGACAGTGGTGAACCTTTTTAACTTCatctaatattaataatataaactTCTGTTCATATACTACCGACTCACCATCGTAGTTGTATGCAGCCATCGCCGTGTGTAGGTGCTGAGAGCGAGAGTACTGCGTGAGGACGCTGAAGCACAGCAGGTTGCCATGACGACAGGCGATGTGAAGAGGCGTGTCCCCCCTGTTGTCCACCAGCGTGGGGTCGCAGCCGGACGCCAGCAGGTGCTGACACACGTCAGCCTGGTTCGTTATTACCGCTAAGTGGAGAGCAGTCTGGAGTGGGAGAAAAATATCGAAATAAGttctttgtgtaaaaaaaaaagacagaggggtAAGACAGTGACGGTAAGACCTCACATACCTGTCTCAGGTCATTCTGTCTGTCCAGGAAGTCTGTGTTCCTGGACACATCAACCATAGATCTGATGTAATCTTTGGCTTCATGGATGACGGCCAGGTGTAGTAGCCTGTAGAGATACAGAACAAAGCTGTTAAAGACCTGTAACCACtgacattttgtaaataaataaacaaacaacaagcttGTACACACCTATGACCATGACAGAAATATTTAGATTGAACATACAATAGTTTAGAGCAGAATCACTGGCTCCTTTATATGAAAAACTGGAGCTTTTTCTGGGCAAAACTCAAGTTAGAAAGATCTCATGTGGCCTGGAAATGCCTCAGGATCCTTCAGGAAGTGTTGCTGACGAGAGATAATCCTGCTGCCACTGACACTGACCACTTTAGATAATGAAGTGGGAATACGTGGGGACGGACAGACTGAAAACCAGTGTGAATAGGTTGTTGTGtgatgttttaaacacattaaaacccACTGCAGAGCTGTGGCTTTAACACACGTCACACATGAGCTCAACTTCAAATCAAAGTAACACGGTTTTTCATGCTTCCAAGAGTTCATTCCCCCGAGTCACAATGTTCAACTCTGACCCAGTGGAAACTCATTTAACAACAATGacgataatgatgataattatgatgatgatgatgatgatgaatgcaCAGCCTCTGACTGCAGTTGTGTAACATACAGTAGAGGCTTTGGTCTGTTTACTGCACACTTGGATAAAAGCTACTGAGTGAATGTGAAAGTTTGAAATGCTTCATGCACAGCAGCTTAAAGAGACCTCAAATATTCACGTTAAagcatcatttttattatcaaacTCATATTTTTTAGCAGAAAAACGATATTATGAGCTGATTTAGTGACTCGTTTATCGACACTGGCTTTAGTTTTCCTGCAACAATAAGGCACAGGCAGCTCAGTGAGTGTAGGGTttcactctctgtctccacTGCTGTAATTTAAGgacttttttctacttttttttttcctcttcttcttcttctcgtttCATAGGCGCGCGCGTGTCCGTCGAATTCCTTGGCCGCGCGCCTGGGACTTTCCCAACCTGACCCGCGGCCATAGTAGATTCCCTCCTGATAATGAAGCCTTTTGTTTACGTCCAGAACCAGCGGCCACGGACGAACATAAAGCCATTAACTAACCCAACACCGCCTCTGTGTTTCCTCAGCTCTGGAGTGACTTAGTTTTTAAAGCATTGAAGTTTTGAGGCCAAACTCAAAGTCAGGCCTGTGCGTTGTAAAGACTTCAGTCACAAACCCGTTCCCCACAGGAAAAGGAATCAAATTTCCTCCGAGACCCGAGCTGGGCCTGCTCCAGTGACTCTGCTGCTAAACTCCCGACAAACTCACGCGTGAAATGACTTACGTGTCTCCGTCCTCCGTGGTCTGTGTTTTCCACTCCGGCTGCTCCTCGACTGCAGCGGGTGGATGTTGGTGATTCGGCGGCTCGAGGCTCAAGTGGAGCTGGCGGATCTCGTCCGCCACAGCCTggtactcctcctccttcagggAGTCCAGGCCGCTGTCGAGCCGCTCCTCTGTCGACTGCGCCGCCTTCTCGTCTTTAGAATCTCGGTTGTAATCCATTTGGTTGAGTATACTGGTCCGGTGCAGGTCCATGTTTGTGTTCGTGTGGTGTTGTCGGTGTCGGGGTGCGTTTGTCTGCGGACCGTGatgtgcagcagcagtttctgagggagggagggagggcggggGGCGGAGCTTACAGCGAGGTGGGGGATTTCCAGAAAAGTGTCACTCAGAATAACACAGTACACAGATCTCTGGCTCCAGGAGGGGATTTCagacacattataaacacacagGCAGTCTGCAGTCATTCTGCAGTCATACAGCAGTCTACATCTGCTGCACTCCTACAACATTACAAAAATACCACATTTCCATTAACAAATGTGCTATTTTCTGCATTTACAGTCTATTAAACTAAGAATTATTAGAtaccagggccggcccaagacttatggggccctaagctgaatttgacaCCACCACCACTAACTCAGAGAAGCCAGTACTTGACTGTTATTGATAcaattattattgatattattgatatttacttatgtttttaaactttgaagcaggggtgtcaaacacatggcccgcgggccagaactagcccaccagagggtccaatctagCCCACCagaggatgaatttgtgaaaatttcacAGTATAATTAGAAGCTAATCATAATGTCAAATACCATATTtctcagttccagatacctgtgatcTGTAGGTTGTACTGCACCTGTGTAAATGGTCattttaggcataatattgttgaaattgcacttatctTTCCATAAGAAATGTcataatgttttgtaaaaagacacTTCATAAAATGCAAAACCAAGGGAAACATTTGTAGTTGTTAATGCATGCATtgcaactacaaaataaaaacaaaccacttcagTGCAAGTCTGATGCTGATTTCAGGGTCTGCTCTCTTGGCTTGGGGGCCCAGATAATCGCCTCTTACTGTTGTTTTCGTTTAATTACTATTCCATTCATGAGATTCTGAGGAACAGGAGCAGAGGGATGGAAGTATGGAAAGTCCTCAAACTACAAGGCTGTTTGTCAGCATGTCCCTGCTGCTGAGTCactaaaacaagaggaaatgTTGCTCTGCACGGCCTCGGCGCAGGACTTTCCTCCAAAACTTTACGTGATTGCAGCACGTTTGTCAAAAACACGGACACCACACGGTGACGCTTATGCTGGATCTGATGCTGGCATCTGTGCTGACACATCATGACATTGGTCTTCATGTTAACAGATATTTGTACATAAACAGCGTTTTAAAGTGGtttaaaggtcctgtgtgtgacatttaagagggtttattATGTATTCAAACTGGATGTAAAACCCATAATTATGTCTTTAATCACTTTAAATGAaagattgtttggttttttgatgctttacagaggctgccatcttgtacTGTCATGTTCCTGCAGTAGCCATTTTGAAGAAGGAGCTTATTCTGCAAACAGAGAAGAATGACATGCTTTATGGTGTGCAAACACCACCATAGTTACCCAATGCACTTGGAATAGGGAAGGGTAAACAGACGAGTCCTGCGGTTTTTACagtgtcaccattagatgtcacccaTTCTTACACAGCGAACATTTAAAGCTCATTTTGtcgtagttgttgttttttcaaaaatggTTTCACAGAACTAAGTAAGAAAtcaatgttgtaatgtaatctTACTGtacttaaattaataaatgtgttattcgatcAGCAGACAGAGGATCTGAGACACaagtctcattcccacaacaacagaggacgtGAGGATTGTAAATGACAATGAATAAAATTGACcaaaagtcacttccttcaaagaaaataaaaactctacactgctctttactgtgtttctgtcaagttttatgagtgaaaaaaatgttttttgaaatttttattgaccaagtgggaaaaaatgGGTAAAACCGCCCTTGAAGTACAAAATtaacatatctgtactttaatttgttatttatatttctagcaacttttacttttactccactacatgtTCCTCTAACTGTCTCTGTTACTCATTAcgaccaaatcaaatcagaagaagaagaagcacacgcttcaacatggggttaagtgtctttgctcaaggacacatactgtatatagacaagcagggccaggaattgaatacacaacctttcagttgaaagacaacacaCCACTTTTtacttaatacttaatacttttacttctaaaattaatatttgatatgtatatttcaggctgaaaaGATTGActaatttaaagtggaaaaaatgtttatatttttactgCAGATTTTGGGAAGGTGACGTTTTCTGCCACTAAGAACAAAAtagtaagttttttttaagggaaCTCTTAAGGGTCAATCAAATATGTTAAAATCTATACAGTGGTATGGGAGTCACACATCTACACTAATACTTAAATCCTCAAACCAACAAGTTGCCTCTGTAGTctcagcatttaaaaaaaagaaaaagaaaaaaaagaaattcaccaTCTTTCCGTTCactggttctcaaactggggtTCATGACACAAAACGCTCCCCCTCTGTGCACCAGTCTGAGTATTCTGTGGGGTCGACACTCAAATGGTGCAGATTATCTTACTGTCTTACGATCAGTGAAGTGAAGCATGTATGCATTTACTAATTGTGCTGAACATCCTGGCAGCTGTTTCTGAAACACAGTGActaactctgctgctgctgctgcagatgttaCCGACAAGTTGCTCAAACCTgcagtcactctctctctcttccaggaACCTCACATCAGGTCAAATATTCAAGTTCCTCGCAGATAAAATGGAAAGATTCCAAGTTCTGCGAGACTTAGCGAGCGAGGCTGTGACCTGCCCCTTTAGATGATAGTCATCAGCCAGATGAACATGATGTTCTGGAGGCCTGGGGGAAACTCCAGGCCTTGTTTTTTACCTCCCATTGTTCAGCGCGTGTGACCAGTTAGACTGGGAAGCTCATGCTTCGCTCAGTCTCAGcactttttttctgctgtcacGTTAGCAGCAGTTGAGCAACAGGATTACAATCAGGAAAGGAGGCTCACAGATATGCAAATGATTTTTCAAGCACTGACGTTTGAAACCCCAGAGTATTCACTACATTAAGAAGAATTGACTTTGCATAATGTGTACTAGAATGTGAGGACAACACAGACAACATTCCCACACACTGAtcattgaaaatacaacaaGTTCACAGTCAGTAAAACGTGCACACAGCTGACTGCAAGGCATTGATttgtattttatgattttatgatgggaatattgaatattttaattCTATCTTTGCATGatcaaacgtttttttttaatgtcacttcCCACCTTTCCTATCTTTTTAAGACAATAAAACCTCAAGACAAAGCAAATGTTAGCATAATAACGCCTTTGATGAGcatctaatattattttgacaAACAACTATTTTCAAGTGATatatgtgctttttttgtttttatatactttttatttatagatgtttttacattttagtcgaaaaactgaaaaatgcaaAGCAAAAAGCAAATACCAACCAGTCcctatcattcacctgtcctcaacattcacctgtcctcaccattctcctgtcctcaactttcacctgtcctcacctgaccccatcattcacctgtcctcacctgtccttatcattctcctgtcctcaacattcacctgtcctcacctgaccccatcattcacctgtcctcacctgtcctcatcattcacctgtctagATTTCAAAAATATAGCAGTAAcacttccaaaaaaaagtacttaagtaaaagtaaaatgactttaaaaagtacaagtacacaaaaaaccgactcaattacagtaa
This genomic interval from Solea solea chromosome 18, fSolSol10.1, whole genome shotgun sequence contains the following:
- the nfkbiab gene encoding nuclear factor of kappa light polypeptide gene enhancer in B-cells inhibitor, alpha b, which codes for MKREQTVGHSHHTAVKEAESGGGGGEDEEAETAAAHHGPQTNAPRHRQHHTNTNMDLHRTSILNQMDYNRDSKDEKAAQSTEERLDSGLDSLKEEEYQAVADEIRQLHLSLEPPNHQHPPAAVEEQPEWKTQTTEDGDTLLHLAVIHEAKDYIRSMVDVSRNTDFLDRQNDLRQTALHLAVITNQADVCQHLLASGCDPTLVDNRGDTPLHIACRHGNLLCFSVLTQYSRSQHLHTAMAAYNYDGQNCLHLASVHGFLSLVENMVELGADINSKEQHNGRSALHLAVDQQNLSLVQLLLKKGADANLLTSGGHSPYHLTYGYSSFDIRQELYSRTNPALRDLPDSESDDSEEEEDDKSDEEVGYDDIHWNGH